The genomic interval CGCCGAGGCAGCTACCATGCTGCGCGCTGCAGAGGAGGTCAACGAATCCCGCCCCACCGCCGCGCTGAAGCTCATCGAGCAGACGCTCGGCCGCCCCGTCGACGGCGTACGCATCACCGTCTGGGGCGCTTCCTTCAAGGCCGGAACCGACGACGTCCGGGAATCCCCGGCCTTGGCGATTGCAGCGCTCATGCACCAGCGCGGCGCGACCGTCACCGTCCACGACCCGCACGCAGTGCCTACTGCACTGCGCCGCCACCCGGAACTCGACTACTGCGAAGACCTCGAAGCCTCCCTCAGGGCCGCCCAGTTGATCGTCGTGGCCACCGAATGGCCCCACTTCCGCGAGGCCGACCCCAAGGCCCTCGCCCCTCTGGTCGCGGACCAGGTCCTCGTCGACCTCCGCAACCTCATCGACGCCGAGGCTTGGCGCATGGCCGGATGGACCGTACGTCAGCTCGGACGACCCGCACAGGAATAGCCGAACCCATCGATCGGAGGTCCGACGTGGACACCCTGTGGGACAACATCGAGAAGCTCTCCGCCGTCTACCGAGCAGCCGGCGCCCACCTCCCCGACGAAGAACTCAAAACCCTCCAGGTCGGTAAGGTCGCCGAGGAAGCCGGCGAGGCGATGCACGCCCTCCACGGCCTGAAGGGCCTCACGACCTGCGGCGACGACCACGACTGGTCCGAGGTCCAGAACGACCTGGTCGGCGCCGTCATCGCAGCGCTCTTGGCGATGCACTACATCGGTCCTACGGGCGCCCGCGCCACCTTCGACGAGATTTTCCACCGCCGGACGCGCAGGGGCCGCGAGGCCGCTGCGGCGGCCTGACGGCCTTCGGACGTGGTCGTCGACCGCTCCAGGTGAGCGCGGTCGACGGCCACATCAGACCCACAAGTTGCGGCAGGCACGTGCTCCCAGCGCGGTAGAACTTTCCCTACTTCATCAAGGCATCCGGCTCTGGTTGGGCCCGGGCTCCTGCCTTCGGTCCCCTCGGCGCTGCCGCCGTCAACGCCCGCCAGCAGTAGGTAGACCAGACGGGCATGAGCCGAGAACTGAGCCCGTGCAGTCACCACAGCGCCTCCGAGGTGACGCCGAAGCGCTAAAAAGTCAGAGATCTCAGAACTGAGGCCCTAGCAGAACGCCTGACAAAACGCTCAGAAACGTAGTTGCCTGCCTTGCTATTTGGTCGAGAGGAAGAGGTCAGCACTCAACGCCATGCCCGTCATTGCTAGCCACAGCTGTGCAACCAGCTAGAATCGCATCGATTCCCAAGTCTAGAACTTGAGTTCGATTTTCGCCAGCCGCTCTCATGTGAGGTCCCAGGTCGTCGGCCTGGGACCTCATCGTCGTGTAGATCTGATCAGGAGTTAGTAACCCTCGACCAACAGGAGAGCAGCACCGGTTCAGGGCTGTGCAGACCGGTCGTGTCCACGTCGAAGACCTGGAGGGCGCGAAGGATCCGGATGGCGTCGGCGGCTTCCGGCCCAGGGTCCAGGCCGGCAGCGCCGACGG from Streptomyces sp. CA-278952 carries:
- a CDS encoding MazG-like family protein, which codes for MDTLWDNIEKLSAVYRAAGAHLPDEELKTLQVGKVAEEAGEAMHALHGLKGLTTCGDDHDWSEVQNDLVGAVIAALLAMHYIGPTGARATFDEIFHRRTRRGREAAAAA